In Deltaproteobacteria bacterium CG11_big_fil_rev_8_21_14_0_20_49_13, the genomic stretch TGTGACCGCTATCAAATGAAATCCGTCGCTTGTTTCGATGGGGCCTGCAACTTCACCTACCTGCATTGAGAAAGCCTTCTCTAGGAGAGGCCCATAGCCTCTGCGTTCAAGCCTTGGATCGTTCTTCGATACTCTTCCAAGTTCTCCACCGCTGTTCTTCGTGACCGTGTCCTCGGAGTACTCTTTTGCGGCCGCCGCAAATTCCATGCCGCCTTCGATCTTTGCCTTTATCTCATTTGCAAGTTTAAGCGCCACTTCTTTGGAGCGCGTCACTTTACCCTTTGGAGCGGGAGCGCCTTTCTTTGCCTTTGTATCCTTTTGGGCGGGAGCCGCATACTTTATAAGGATATCCGAGATCTGCAGTCTTTCAAATTCGGCCTTATTGCTCTCATAATAAACCTTCGCGGCTTTTTTCATTTCCGATTCAATATATGCCTGCGCGATTATGACCTTCTTATAAAGCTCTATCTTGGCTTTTGCGCTGGCGTCTCTCTGAAGTCCTCTTTTAAGGGCCGCCTGGTACAGGAGTTCCTGCTCTACCATGTTGTCGAGTATCTGTTTCTTTCCGAAAGGCGTGTTCAATTGCATCTTCAGCCTTGGGTTTATCGTCGAAAGGAAATCAAGGTCACTTTCGGTTATTGCCGTTCCGTTGACGGTGACAAGCATCTTTCCTTTTCCGCTACAGGAACTAAAAAGAAACGATGCTACGAAACAAACGGTAAGACATGCTACCAAAACAACGGATCTTTTCATAAGAAATACCCCCTTAAGTTTAAGAATATGCGTGCGTATACATCATTAGATAAAAGTTGTCAAATGGTTGGTCTACTATTTTAGTTTTCTGNNNNNNNNNNNNNNNNNNNNAGTTTTCTGCCCATAAGCGCCTTGAACTCCTCGGCATCGACGCAGAAGGAGAATGCGTCCTCTTCGGAGATGACCCCTCCCTTGGCAAGGGTTGCGAGCGACTGGTTCATGGTCCTCATGCCTGTCCCTTCTTGGCCCATCTGCATCTGCGAATAGATCTGATGCGTCTTTGCCTCGCGGATGAGGTTCCTGATGCCGGAGGTGGGGAAGAGCATCTCAAGCGCCAGAGTTCTGCCTCCGCCTATTTTCGGTATCAGCTGTTGCGATATTATGCCTTCTAATATGAACGAAAGCTCGGTCCTTATCTGAGGCTGCTGATGCGGGGGAAAGACGTCTATTATACGGTCCACCGTCTGAACGGCGGTATTCGTGTGAAGTGTCGCAAAGACCAAATGGCCGGTTTCAGCGGTCGTTATTGCCGCTTGGATGGTCTCAAGGTCTCTCATTTCGCCTATCAGCACAACGTCAGGGTCCTGTCTTAATATATATTTGAGGGCCGAAGCGAAAGTGTTCGTGTCAGAGCCGACCTCGCGTTGGTTAAGAAGGGCCAATTTTGGCTGATAGAGATATTCTATTGGGTCTTCTATGGTTATTAAATGATCAGGTCTTGTTTCATTTATCTTGTCGATCATTGCTGCAAGCGTTGTGGATTTCCCGCTTCCGGTAGGACCCGTAACAAGCACAAGACCCCTCGGTTTTTCCGTCAGCTTCATTATAGCATCGGGAATTCCAAGCTTTTCGGCGGCCGGTATCTTATACGGGATGTTTCTGAACGCGCCGGCCACAGTGTCCATCTGGTAGAAGATGTTGGCCCTGACACGGGCCTTTTCGCC encodes the following:
- a CDS encoding type IV pili twitching motility protein PilT, coding for MATLQDLLKKTIDSGASDLHICAKQPPKIRIDGSLRTIEGAKPLSAEETKALCFEPLSEEQKKRLVLSKELDLSFSVGEKARVRANIFYQMDTVAGAFRNIPYKIPAAEKLGIPDAIMKLTEKPRGLVLVTGPTGSGKSTTLAAMIDKINETRPDHLITIEDPIEYLYQPKLALLNQREVGSDTNTFASALKYILRQDPDVVLIGEMRDLETIQAAITTAETGHLVFATLHTNTAVQTVDRIIDVFPPHQQPQIRTELSFILEGIISQQLIPKIGGGRTLALEMLFPTSGIRNLIREAKTHQIYSQMQMGQEGTGMRTMNQSLATLAKGGVISEEDAFSFCVDAEEFKALMGRKL